In a genomic window of Gossypium arboreum isolate Shixiya-1 chromosome 7, ASM2569848v2, whole genome shotgun sequence:
- the LOC108473271 gene encoding triacylglycerol lipase 2-like, producing MKLLNTIILTYTILLILSTPYFLSLKAQENGTGTATMPVQSSEGGFCKSMVETNGYECEDHNVTTKDGYILNVVRIPMGGCRDCRTRGNKSPVLLQHGVFVDGRSWLLLPPKQSLAFNLADNGYDVWLVNSRGTEYSEGHTSLKFDDPAYWNWSLDELVAYDLPATFQYVYDQTGQKLHFVGHSLGTLMVMAAMSRDQLVNMLESVALLSPVAYMGHTTSLLSRVIADNFIAETLDSLGFYKFDMRNVIIIEILKVICRIPSVDCTTLLFTPYTGQNCCMKPSIMDIFLDNEPQPAAMKIVIHMCQLIRGGNTTMFDYNDSGTNLKHYGQPTPPAYNMIGIPKDLPIFLSHGGADALSDVDDVKLLLDSLQGHDPDKIVVQFIERFAHADYVMSGNAKEHVYDPFIAFLSRLH from the exons ATGAAGCTACTCAACACCATCATTTTAACCTATACAATCCTACTCATTCTTTCTACACCATATTTTTTGTCTTTAAAAGCTCAAGAGAATGGAACCGGCACGGCTACAATGCCGGTCCAATCATCAGAAGGTGGTTTCTGCAAATCAATGGTGGAGACCAATGGCTATGAATGTGAAGATCACAAT GTAACTACAAAAGATGGTTACATTCTCAATGTGGTAAGAATTCCTATGGGGGGGTGTCGTGACTGTCGGACGCGAGGAAACAAGTCGCCCGTGCTGTTGCAGCACGGGGTGTTTGTG GATGGAAGATCATGGCTGCTATTACCCCCGAAACAATCTTTGGCATTCAATCTGGCCGATAATGGCTACGACGTCTGGCTTGTTAACTCACGCGGAACAGAGTACAGTGAAGGGCATACATCACTCAAATTTGATGATCCA GCCTACTGGAATTGGTCGTTGGACGAATTGGTAGCTTATGATCTTCCTGCAACATTCCAATATGTTTATGATCAAACAGGTCAAAAGTTGCACTTTGTTGGGCATTCACTG GGAACTTTGATGGTTATGGCTGCCATGTCAAGGGATCAGCTAGTGAACATGTTGGAATCAGTTGCATTACTCAGCCCAGTAGCTTATATGGGTCATACCACTTCCCTACTTTCAAGAGTTATTGCTGATAACTTCATTGCTGAG aCATTGGACTCGTTAGGCTTCTACAAATTTGATATGAGAAA TGTCATTATTATAGAAATTCTGAAGGTGATCTGCCGAATACCAAGTGTTGACTGCACCACCTTGTTATTCACACCATATACAG GTCAAAACTGTTGCATGAAACCTTCCATAATGGATATATTTCTAGATAATGAACCACAACCAGCAGCGATGAAGATCGTCATCCACATGTGTCAGC TTATTAGAGGAGGAAACACAACAATGTTTGATTACAATGATTCTGGTACGAACTTAAAGCACTATGGGCAACCAACTCCTCCTGCCTACAACATGATCGGCATTCCAAAAGACCTACCCATCTTCCTCAGCCATGGTGGAGCCGATGCTCTTTCGGATGTGGATGATGTGAAGCTGTTGCTTGATAGTCTCCAAGGTCATGATCCAGACAAAATTGTTGTTCAGTTCATAGAACGTTTTGCGCATGCAGATTATGTAATGTCAGGAAATGCTAAAGAACATGTATACGATCCTTTTATTGCCTTCCTCAGTAGGCTACACTGA